Proteins from a single region of Phycisphaeraceae bacterium D3-23:
- the gmk gene encoding guanylate kinase: MPPTDSVQHDYPGLLVILSGPSGAGKTTISRAVRELMDVAFSVSLTTRPLSAEDTDGEDYLFVNEREFKEQVKLAQLLEWAQVHGNFYGTPREPVVEALEAGEIVLLEIDVQGARQVKENLPDAVGIFVEPPSEEELLARLRARKREDEATIQKRFQRATAEMAQAHELGIYDLTIVNCDLEKAIQQAITFIEEQHAMRQARAQS, from the coding sequence ATGCCGCCAACAGACTCCGTACAACACGACTACCCCGGGCTGCTCGTGATCCTGTCGGGCCCCTCGGGCGCGGGCAAGACCACGATCTCCCGCGCGGTCCGCGAGCTGATGGACGTCGCGTTCAGCGTCTCGCTCACTACCCGCCCGCTCAGCGCCGAAGATACCGACGGCGAGGACTATCTCTTCGTCAACGAACGCGAATTCAAAGAGCAGGTCAAGCTCGCCCAGCTCCTCGAATGGGCTCAGGTCCACGGCAATTTCTATGGCACCCCGCGTGAACCCGTCGTCGAAGCGCTCGAGGCGGGCGAGATTGTCTTGCTCGAGATCGATGTGCAGGGCGCACGCCAGGTCAAGGAAAACCTGCCCGACGCGGTCGGCATCTTCGTAGAGCCCCCCAGCGAAGAGGAACTACTCGCCCGCTTGCGCGCCCGCAAACGCGAGGACGAGGCGACGATCCAGAAGCGTTTCCAACGCGCGACCGCCGAGATGGCGCAGGCGCATGAGCTGGGCATCTACGACCTGACCATCGTCAACTGCGATCTGGAAAAAGCGATCCAGCAGGCGATCACGTTTATCGAAGAGCAGCACGCCATGCGGCAGGCCCGGGCACAGTCCTGA
- a CDS encoding aspartate carbamoyltransferase catalytic subunit, whose translation MATTAPANTTATWTRRHLTGIEPLSAEEARLLLAKARAYHGVSTSRAVPKCQDLHGKVVVNLFYEDSTRTRASFRLAASRLSADVLDMSASGSSVSKGETLIDTARNIEAMGVDTIVCRHSQSGAALQLAEHVSCAVVNAGDGQHEHPTQALLDAFTIAQRLELEETFDFTGLSVAIVGDIAHSRVARSNIHLLTKLGASVVLVGPPTLVPASLAAPFGGRVTVSHNLNAVLAEVDVINMLRVQFERIAGPAFPSQREYTALFGLTQKRVKLAKPDLVVMHPGPMNRGLEIESVVADGPNSVILKQVANGLAVRMAALALVTVQ comes from the coding sequence ATGGCCACCACCGCCCCCGCTAACACGACCGCCACGTGGACCCGCCGACACCTGACGGGTATCGAGCCCCTCAGCGCCGAGGAGGCCCGCCTGCTCCTGGCCAAGGCCCGCGCGTACCACGGCGTCTCGACCAGCCGAGCCGTGCCCAAGTGCCAGGACCTGCACGGCAAAGTGGTCGTCAACCTCTTCTACGAAGACTCGACCCGCACCCGCGCGAGCTTCCGGCTCGCCGCCAGCCGGCTCTCGGCCGATGTTTTGGACATGTCCGCCTCGGGCTCCAGCGTCTCCAAGGGCGAGACCCTGATCGACACCGCAAGAAACATCGAGGCGATGGGCGTCGACACGATCGTCTGCCGGCACAGCCAGAGCGGGGCGGCGCTGCAGCTCGCCGAGCACGTGTCGTGCGCCGTGGTCAACGCAGGCGACGGCCAGCACGAACACCCGACCCAGGCCCTGCTCGACGCGTTCACGATCGCCCAGCGACTGGAGCTCGAAGAGACCTTCGACTTCACCGGGCTGTCGGTCGCCATCGTCGGCGACATCGCGCACAGCCGGGTCGCACGGTCCAACATCCACCTGCTCACTAAGCTCGGCGCTAGCGTCGTCCTCGTCGGCCCGCCGACGCTCGTGCCCGCGTCGCTCGCCGCGCCGTTCGGCGGGAGGGTGACGGTATCGCACAACCTCAATGCCGTGCTCGCCGAGGTGGACGTCATCAACATGCTGCGGGTGCAGTTCGAGCGCATCGCCGGGCCCGCCTTCCCCAGCCAGCGCGAGTACACCGCGCTGTTCGGCCTGACCCAGAAGCGGGTGAAGCTCGCCAAGCCCGACCTCGTCGTGATGCACCCGGGCCCGATGAACCGCGGGCTGGAGATCGAGTCCGTCGTCGCCGACGGGCCCAACTCCGTGATCCTCAAGCAGGTCGCCAACGGCCTCGCCGTCCGAATGGCGGCGCTCGCGCTTGTAACCGTGCAGTAA